Proteins from one Leptonema illini DSM 21528 genomic window:
- the guaA gene encoding glutamine-hydrolyzing GMP synthase — translation MHGHEEIHSLVKEGGIAVLDFGGQYAHLIASRLRRLGAYSEILQPDEIGDSLDPFFKGIIYSGGPSSVYDAGAPTASKALLALGLPVLGICYGHQLIMQQLGGEVARGQVREYGPARLHLLSGGAIFQAVPDQSMVWMSHGDEVIRLPVGFTRIGSTDSCENTAVFDADRNIYGIQFHPEVTHSTYGEQMLRNFIAVCGLTDTWKIEDYVEFERRKIRRSLKDKKVFFLVSGGVDSTVAFALLGKEMDRSHLVGMLVDTGFLRENEAEKVRASLSAIGVDLRVRDAKADFYKALAGVSEPEKKRRIIGELFVDVQQQVSREMGLNEEEWLLGQGTIYPDTIESGATKSSHTIKTHHNRVNRIQELIARGLVIEPLRDLYKDEVRSLGRIIGLPDVLVDRHPFPGPGLAVRCLCTAADESGVSTDFSELAGETELFSRVQAMQLAVSVLPLRSVGVQGDQRSYAHPALFDTAALSDLLARPGAWADLLELAARIPGKFAHVNRVLLRTGRHAQAGNVNHLLAGRFLTEERIAKLQRADAIVDEFLHEKKIYSEIWQMPVVLVPLSSDSESGREGVVLRPICSTDAMTASAYEMNAALLSELTARLLATDLFDSVYYDLTSKPPGTIEWE, via the coding sequence ATGCACGGCCACGAAGAGATCCATTCCCTTGTAAAAGAAGGAGGCATCGCCGTCCTTGATTTTGGCGGGCAGTATGCTCATCTGATCGCTTCGCGACTGCGCCGGCTGGGCGCTTACAGCGAGATTCTACAACCCGACGAGATCGGCGACAGTCTCGACCCTTTTTTCAAAGGTATCATCTATTCCGGCGGCCCATCCTCCGTTTACGATGCAGGCGCTCCTACTGCTTCCAAGGCCCTGCTTGCTCTGGGCCTTCCCGTACTTGGCATCTGCTACGGCCACCAGCTGATCATGCAGCAGCTGGGCGGCGAGGTTGCCCGCGGGCAGGTTCGCGAGTACGGACCGGCACGATTGCATCTTCTATCGGGCGGGGCGATCTTTCAAGCCGTTCCCGATCAGTCGATGGTATGGATGAGCCACGGCGATGAGGTTATCCGCCTTCCCGTCGGATTCACGCGCATCGGAAGCACCGATTCGTGCGAGAATACCGCCGTCTTTGATGCTGATCGCAATATTTACGGCATTCAGTTTCATCCGGAGGTTACCCATTCGACGTATGGCGAGCAGATGCTGCGTAACTTCATCGCCGTTTGCGGCTTAACGGATACCTGGAAGATCGAGGATTACGTCGAGTTCGAGCGACGCAAGATTCGCCGGTCTCTCAAAGACAAGAAGGTCTTTTTTCTGGTCTCGGGCGGAGTCGATTCGACGGTCGCCTTCGCTTTGCTCGGAAAAGAGATGGATCGATCGCACCTTGTCGGCATGCTTGTCGATACGGGATTTCTTCGCGAGAACGAAGCCGAAAAAGTCAGAGCCTCACTCTCGGCCATCGGCGTCGATCTGCGCGTTCGCGACGCGAAAGCGGATTTCTATAAGGCCCTTGCCGGCGTATCGGAGCCCGAGAAAAAACGCAGGATCATAGGCGAGCTTTTCGTCGACGTCCAACAGCAGGTCAGCCGCGAGATGGGCCTGAACGAAGAAGAGTGGCTTCTCGGTCAGGGAACGATCTATCCTGATACGATCGAATCGGGGGCGACAAAGTCCTCGCATACGATCAAAACGCATCATAACCGTGTGAATCGCATTCAGGAGCTGATCGCCCGCGGCCTTGTCATCGAGCCTTTGCGTGATCTTTATAAAGATGAGGTGCGATCGCTCGGTCGCATCATCGGCCTTCCCGATGTGCTCGTCGACCGACATCCGTTTCCAGGACCGGGGTTAGCCGTGCGTTGTCTGTGCACGGCTGCCGATGAATCGGGCGTATCGACCGATTTTAGCGAACTGGCCGGCGAGACGGAGCTCTTTTCGCGAGTTCAGGCGATGCAACTTGCCGTTTCTGTGTTGCCGCTGCGATCGGTGGGCGTGCAGGGCGATCAACGCAGCTATGCGCATCCGGCGCTTTTTGATACGGCGGCGCTGAGCGATCTACTTGCAAGGCCCGGGGCATGGGCCGATCTGCTTGAACTTGCCGCTCGCATTCCCGGTAAGTTCGCTCATGTGAATCGCGTTCTGCTGCGTACGGGGCGTCATGCACAGGCTGGTAACGTCAATCATCTGCTTGCAGGCCGTTTCTTAACAGAGGAGCGAATTGCAAAACTGCAGAGAGCCGACGCCATCGTCGACGAATTCCTGCATGAGAAGAAGATCTATTCTGAGATATGGCAGATGCCCGTCGTGCTTGTGCCTCTGAGCTCCGATAGCGAAAGCGGGCGTGAAGGCGTGGTTTTGCGACCGATCTGTTCGACGGACGCCATGACGGCTTCAGCTTATGAAATGAACGCAGCCCTGCTTTCTGAGTTAACCGCAAGGCTGCTGGCCACGGATCTTTTTGATTCGGTGTATTACGATCTGACGAGCAAGCCGCCCGGCACGATTGAGTGGGAGTGA
- a CDS encoding sensor histidine kinase has protein sequence MKWLLPVLDTLIAFVHSLPPQQEQRREHRLEEFRRSIMRLRNVDDGLTEILSFSSELFQTSHVGILIWDEDRGQFVSRCMVPGLRSAWNVYDPFFVTITEYDRVITLKELAFLRDAHDREVLLRFCKETQASLILPLILNETVLAVLFVGSCPAPDIALIEDFRTYAVLALSNSIIYTRVESLLVSLEDKVRERTQQLEEATNQMIQSEKMATLGVMVAGVAHELNTPSGVILNASENLFETLDSFLDRMAIHEWLPDTDRIDRFIEIIRFFNYHMLTGNPSLPSSAFQLRRRLKLTFEELSIQGGDELASFFIDHGFMTDIEAAGVEQVSERIKTESLFAQIVILYGEIGESARSRFIGYLRDIAGIYRNVKNITASAASIARLVKALRIYSRSGAGDFVKANLEELLDTTLEIMGSIWKNQVHLDRHYASIPSIECDPDRLNQVWSNLLVNAYHAVRGRSDPTIVLSTEAVGDRVCVRIRDNGPGIPEGIREKVWDPFFTTKEQGEGTGLGLSIVRRIVEEHGGTIRFTTDGSGTEFVVELPLEGKNRTQVARNAPGPGRYDWR, from the coding sequence TGGCTCCTGCCGGTGCTGGATACGCTCATTGCATTCGTTCACAGTCTGCCGCCGCAGCAGGAGCAGCGCAGGGAGCACCGGCTGGAGGAGTTCCGCCGCTCGATTATGCGGCTTCGTAACGTCGATGACGGCCTGACCGAGATTCTGTCGTTTTCGTCAGAGCTCTTTCAAACCTCGCATGTCGGCATCTTGATCTGGGACGAAGATCGCGGGCAGTTTGTCAGCCGCTGTATGGTGCCTGGCCTTCGCTCGGCCTGGAACGTTTATGATCCCTTTTTTGTGACGATCACGGAGTACGATCGAGTCATCACGCTGAAAGAGCTGGCCTTTTTAAGAGATGCACATGACCGCGAGGTGTTGCTGCGCTTCTGTAAAGAGACGCAGGCCTCGCTCATTCTGCCGCTGATTCTCAATGAAACCGTGCTCGCCGTCCTTTTTGTCGGATCATGTCCGGCTCCCGACATTGCCTTAATCGAAGATTTTCGTACGTATGCCGTACTTGCTCTGTCGAACTCGATCATCTATACGCGTGTGGAATCGCTTCTCGTCTCTCTCGAAGATAAGGTGCGCGAGCGCACGCAGCAGCTCGAAGAGGCGACGAATCAGATGATTCAGTCCGAGAAGATGGCGACTCTTGGAGTTATGGTGGCCGGTGTCGCCCATGAACTCAACACACCGTCGGGCGTTATCCTCAATGCATCCGAAAACCTCTTTGAAACGCTCGATTCCTTTCTTGATCGTATGGCTATCCATGAATGGCTTCCCGATACGGATCGCATCGACCGTTTCATTGAAATCATCCGTTTCTTCAATTACCATATGCTGACGGGCAATCCGTCGCTGCCGTCGTCGGCCTTTCAGCTACGCCGCCGTCTGAAGCTAACCTTCGAAGAGCTTTCTATACAGGGAGGGGATGAACTGGCCTCATTTTTTATCGACCACGGCTTTATGACAGATATTGAAGCGGCGGGAGTCGAGCAGGTAAGCGAGCGAATCAAGACAGAAAGCCTTTTCGCGCAGATCGTTATCCTTTACGGAGAGATCGGCGAAAGCGCGCGCAGTCGTTTTATCGGGTATCTGCGGGATATTGCAGGCATTTACCGTAATGTGAAAAACATCACGGCATCGGCCGCAAGCATCGCCCGTCTTGTGAAGGCCCTGCGCATCTATTCGCGCTCCGGCGCCGGCGACTTCGTGAAGGCCAATCTTGAGGAGCTGCTCGATACGACGCTTGAAATCATGGGCAGTATCTGGAAGAATCAGGTGCATCTTGATCGTCATTACGCGAGCATACCGTCGATTGAATGCGATCCCGACCGGTTAAACCAGGTCTGGAGTAACCTGTTGGTGAACGCCTATCATGCTGTGCGCGGTCGGAGCGATCCGACTATCGTGCTTTCAACCGAAGCGGTCGGCGATCGTGTGTGCGTGCGGATACGCGACAACGGACCCGGAATTCCCGAGGGCATTCGCGAAAAGGTCTGGGATCCTTTTTTCACGACGAAAGAGCAGGGCGAGGGAACGGGGCTCGGCCTTTCTATCGTCCGGCGCATCGTCGAAGAACATGGAGGCACGATCCGCTTCACTACCGACGGTAGCGGAACGGAGTTCGTCGTCGAGCTTCCGCTTGAGGGAAAAAATCGCACTCAGGTCGCGCGCAATGCGCCTGGACCGGGGCGCTATGACTGGAGATGA